The Drosophila nasuta strain 15112-1781.00 chromosome 2L, ASM2355853v1, whole genome shotgun sequence genome window below encodes:
- the LOC132794256 gene encoding protein teashirt codes for MLHEALMLEIYRQALNAGALPTARPRSTESANSSERCPSHDSNSSDNGAQREASNLSGANVGGVGGGVALPSTSALHQHSSTFPAVPQTLPAQPSSMEAYLHMVAAAAQQYGFPLAAAAAAGPRLPLPLPSEAAAPFKLPPQASPTASSSSHSEALDFRTNLYARAESAEPVASEEEEEFDDGANNPLDLSVGTRKRSHDSSESNSNSNIGQIQVKKMFKSDSPPANPAATNPLLPGVNPYLAAVAAANIFRAGQFPDWNGKNDLVVDPLEKMSDIVKGKEKSGGQKTTQQAAAAPPAKSPASQSQNNSNNNNSSNNNNESGATATTPTSGGSVTKARHNIWQSHWQNKGVASSVFRCVWCKQSFPTLEALTTHMKDSKHCGVNVPPFGNLPSNQQQQQHHQQQQQQQHHQQQHQSHQQPPHHHQQQQQQRKSQGNSPSANVKNAFQYRGDPPTPLPRKLVRGQNVWLGKGVEQAMQILKCMRCGESFRSLGEMTKHMQETQHYTNILSQEQSINIKSGGASSANEHGKDSTQNSLSSEESRTLSAVLTCKVCDKAFSSLGDLSNHMAKNNHYAEPLLQSAGARKRPAPKKREKSLPVRKLLELKANPEEPLLEKAAAVGKSEKSEAALFAERMRQYITGVKSPEEIAKAAQLLAKNKSPELEKNGATTVAGKANAAGGSSSVLSAIEQMFTTSFDTPPRHASLPASSPSNSSTKNTSPVASSILKRLGIDETVDYNKPLIDTNDPYYQHYRYTSSERSGSECSAEARPRLEAPTPEKQQPAVAAATSSTTAAAATETPIKQELNEVEIKSELSDEPQDNNMDATPTKTEPEQPLLNGSYNNNNNNNTNNNNNASAKSSPAPRSPADSQRSATPKSPASSHGSSQELQLKKSGSGSGAGTYPSDSLNALSSMFDSLGSSSGNSGANTRAKLAAAAAAAAVGGATTAADSAAPENLSASSNSLAALRQFCVKKEKTA; via the exons ATGTTGCACGAGGCGCTGATGCTCGAGATCTACAGACAGGCGCTAAATGCCGG CGCCCTGCCCACAGCACGTCCCCGCTCCACGGAATCGGCCAACTCGAGCGAGCGTTGCCCCTCCCACGACTCCAATTCCTCGGAcaatggcgcccaacgtgaGGCGTCAAATCTGTCCGGCGCCAACGTTGGCGGCGTCGGCGGCGGCGTTGCGCTGCCCTCCACATCAGCCCTGCATCAACACTCCAGCACATTCCCGGCTGTGCCGCAAACGCTGCCCGCCCAACCCTCCTCCATGGAGGCATACCTGCACATGGTCGCCGCCGCAGCACAACAATATGGCTTCCCCctggcagcggcagctgctgccggACCCCGCCTACCGCTGCCGCTGCCCAGCGAAGCGGCGGCGCCGTTCAAGTTGCCACCACAAGCATCGCCCACCGCCTCGTCAAGCAGTCACTCGGAGGCACTCGATTTTCGCACCAATCTCTATGCGCGAGCGGAATCAGCGGAGCCTGTGGCTTccgaagaagaggaagagttCGATGATGGAGCCAACAATCCGCTTGATTTGTCGGTGGGCACAAGGAAGCGCAGTCACGACAGCAGCGagtcgaattcgaattcgaacaTTGGCCAAATACAGGTGAAGAAAATGTTCAAGTCCGACAGTCCGCCGGCAAATCCAGCGGCCACAAATCCTTTGCTGCCTGGTGTGAATCCTTATTTAGCCGCAGTGGCAGCGGCGAATATTTTCCGTGCTGGGCAATTTCCCGATTGGAATGGCAAGAATGATTTGGTTGTCGATCCGTTGGAGAAGATGTCGGATATAGTCAAGGGCAAGGAGAAGTCCGGAGGTCAAAAGACAACCCAacaagcagctgcagcgccGCCAGCCAAAAGTCCAGCGAGCCAAAGtcaaaataatagtaataataacaatagtagtaataataataacgaatCGGGAGCGACGGCAACGACGCCAACTTCGGGTGGCAGTGTGACCAAAGCACGTCACAACATTTGGCAATCGCATTGGCAGAACAAAGGTGTGGCCAGCTCCGTGTTTCGTTGCGTGTGGTGCAAGCAGAGCTTCCCCACCCTCGAGGCCCTCACCACGCACATGAAGGACAGCAAACATTGTGGCGTCAATGTGCCGCCCTTTGGCAACTTGCCGagcaatcaacagcagcaacaacatcaccagcagcaacaacagcagcaacatcatcagcagcaacatcaatcaCATCAGCAGCCgccgcatcatcatcaacagcagcaacaacagcgcaaGTCGCAGGGAAATTCCCCTTCGGCGAATGTGAAAAACGCTTTTCAATACCGCGGCGATCCTCCGACGCCGTTGCCCCGAAAATTGGTGCGTGGTCAAAACGTTTGGCTGGGCAAAGGCGTGGAGCAAGCGATGCAGATCCTGAAGTGCATGAGGTGCGGGGAAAGTTTCCGATCGCTGGGCGAAATGACCAAACACATGCAGGAGACACAGCACTACACAAACATTCTGTCCCAGGAGCAAAGCATCAACATCAAGTCCGGAGGAGCTTCGAGTGCCAACGAACACGGCAAGGACAGCACCCAGAACAGTCTGAGTTCCGAGGAGAGTCGCACTTTATCTGCGGTGCTCACATGCAAAGTGTGCGACAAGGCTTTCAGCTCCCTCGGTGATCTCAGCAATCACATGGCCAAAAATAATCATTATGCCGAGCCGCTGTTGCAATCCGCAGGCGCTAGAAAGCGACCAGCGCCGAAGAAGCGGGAGAAATCTCTTCCGGTTAGGAAGTTGTTGGAGTTGAAAGCCAACCCCGAGGAACCTTTGTTGGAAAAAGCAGCCGCAGTGGGCAAATCAGAAAAGTCCGAGGCAGCTTTATTCGCCGAGCGCATGAGACAATACATAACGGGTGTGAAATCCCCCGAGGAAATTGCCAAAGCAGCTCAGTTATTGGCGAAGAATAAAAGTCCCGAACTGGAGAAGAATGGAGCTACAACCGTGGCGGGAAAAGCAAACGCAGCGGGTGGAAGCAGCTCGGTGTTGAGTGCCATTGAGCAAATGTTTACCACCAGCTTTGACACGCCCCCGCGTCATGCGAGTCTCCCCGCAAGCAGTCCCTCGAATTCCAGCACGAAGAACACTTCCCCCGTGGCCAGCAGCATCTTGAAGCGTCTCGGCATCGATGAGACCGTGGACTACAATAAACCCCTGATTGACACAAATGATCCGTATTATCAGCATTATCGCTACACGAGCAGCGAGCGCAGCGGCAGCGAATGCAGCGCCGAGGCGCGTCCCCGCTTAGAGGCGCCCACTCCCGAAAAGCAGCAACcagctgtggcagcagcaaccagttcaacaacagcagcagccgcaactgAAACTCCCATAAAACAGGAGTTAAACGAAGTGGAAATCAAATCGGAGTTGAGTGATGAGCCGCAGGATAACAACATGGATGCAACGCCGACGAAAACGGAACCTGAGCAACCGCTGCTCAATGGCagctacaacaataacaacaacaacaacacaaataacaacaataatgctTCGGCCAAATCGTCGCCAGCGCCTCGAAGTCCAGCGGACAGTCAACGCTCGGCCACGCCCAAAAGTCCAGCTTCGAGTCACGGCAGCAGCCAAGAGTTGCAGCTAAAGAAATCGGGATCGGGATCGGGAGCAGGAACTTATCCCAGCGACTCGTTGAATGCTTTGTCTTCCATGTTCGATTCcctgggcagcagcagcggcaactcAGGTGCAAATACCCGAGCTAAacttgcagctgctgctgcagctgccgcagtTGGTGGcgccacaacagcagcggaCTCTGCGGCACCGGAAAATCTAAGCGCCAGCAGCAATTCGTTGGCGGCGTTGCGTCAGTTTTGCGTCAAGAAAGAGAAGACGGCctaa